Proteins encoded together in one Bradyrhizobium sp. CB82 window:
- a CDS encoding transposase domain-containing protein, producing MTRKNALFAGHEIGAENWALLASIVATCKLNGVNPAAYITETLEAIIDGHPHSRIEDLMPWRFRKTSSQPQ from the coding sequence TTGACAAGGAAAAATGCTCTCTTCGCCGGTCATGAAATCGGGGCAGAAAACTGGGCCTTGCTGGCGTCGATCGTCGCTACCTGCAAGCTCAACGGCGTCAACCCGGCTGCCTACATCACCGAAACACTCGAGGCGATCATCGACGGCCATCCCCATAGCAGGATCGAAGACCTCATGCCGTGGCGATTCCGCAAAACGTCAAGCCAGCCTCAATAG
- the istB gene encoding IS21-like element helper ATPase IstB, translated as MSASSVVERIKTSLVGLKMPRALEILDTTLRGIERGEMGAVDAIDALLTEELTMRENRRVKMAVQMAKLSAIKTLAGFDFAFQPSLDKNRVLALAGLQFINRAEAIHLIGPPGTGKTHLSLALGVEAVKAGRSVYFSSLADIVASLAKAERDGALRERIRYYCRFALLIVDEIGYLPVTPGGGNLFFQLVNARYEKGAMILTSNRGFAEWGEIFGDSVVATALLDRLLHHAVVIQIEGSSYRLREHADLVPETIRHKTQATAKHIPPTLKRRGPATEKRSCRSRRRLIAIPPSWGILRRHF; from the coding sequence ATGAGTGCTTCCTCCGTCGTCGAGCGGATCAAGACCAGTCTCGTCGGCCTGAAAATGCCGCGTGCGCTGGAAATCCTTGATACTACCCTGCGCGGTATCGAACGCGGCGAAATGGGCGCCGTCGATGCCATCGACGCCTTGCTTACCGAAGAACTCACGATGCGCGAAAACCGCCGCGTTAAAATGGCGGTCCAGATGGCCAAGTTGTCGGCGATCAAAACTCTCGCCGGCTTTGACTTCGCCTTCCAGCCTTCGCTCGACAAAAACCGCGTCCTGGCGCTCGCCGGATTGCAGTTCATTAATCGCGCCGAAGCCATCCACCTCATCGGGCCACCAGGAACCGGCAAGACCCATCTGAGCCTGGCCCTCGGTGTTGAGGCTGTCAAAGCTGGGCGCAGCGTCTACTTCAGCTCTCTCGCTGATATCGTTGCCTCGCTCGCCAAGGCCGAACGTGACGGCGCTCTGCGCGAGCGGATCCGCTACTACTGCCGTTTTGCGCTGCTCATCGTCGACGAAATCGGCTACCTACCGGTCACTCCCGGCGGTGGCAACTTGTTCTTCCAGCTCGTCAACGCCCGGTATGAAAAAGGCGCGATGATCCTGACCTCGAACCGCGGCTTCGCGGAGTGGGGAGAGATCTTCGGCGATTCCGTCGTCGCGACCGCGCTCCTCGATCGTCTCCTTCATCACGCTGTCGTCATTCAAATCGAGGGCTCGAGCTATCGCCTACGCGAACACGCCGATCTTGTCCCCGAGACAATCCGCCACAAGACGCAGGCAACCGCAAAACACATTCCGCCGACCCTGAAACGCCGGGGGCCGGCCACCGAAAAACGGAGTTGCCGATCACGTCGACGGCTGATCGCCATCCCGCCAAGCTGGGGAATTTTGCGGCGCCACTTCTGA
- a CDS encoding IS66 family transposase zinc-finger binding domain-containing protein, which translates to MSIAALRDENERLKALLAQTKAALSEHQGALAASEEARRRLEIILGELRRDKFGAKSEKLRPDQYHLPLEDVEIAQGILDAAQERAETVIQGRSRSVTDQGSHRNRGCLPAHLPRVERVIEPASTLCPCGCGTMTKIGEDVSKRLDVIPAQWRVLVTRRPKLSTARGISSEVAPQNSPAWRDGDQPST; encoded by the coding sequence ATGAGCATCGCGGCGCTGCGCGACGAAAACGAACGACTGAAGGCGCTTTTGGCGCAAACGAAGGCGGCTTTGAGCGAGCATCAGGGGGCACTGGCGGCGTCGGAGGAGGCCCGGCGTCGGCTGGAGATCATTCTCGGCGAATTGCGACGCGACAAGTTTGGCGCGAAGTCCGAGAAGCTGCGACCAGATCAGTATCACTTGCCGCTCGAAGACGTGGAGATCGCGCAAGGCATCCTGGACGCGGCGCAGGAGAGAGCCGAGACGGTGATCCAGGGCCGATCGCGGAGCGTGACGGATCAAGGCTCTCATCGCAATCGCGGCTGCTTGCCTGCCCACTTGCCGCGGGTGGAGCGGGTTATCGAGCCTGCGAGCACGCTCTGCCCGTGCGGTTGCGGCACCATGACGAAGATCGGCGAGGACGTCAGCAAGCGCCTCGACGTGATCCCGGCGCAATGGCGTGTGCTGGTCACGCGCCGCCCGAAATTGTCAACGGCGCGCGGAATCTCCTCAGAAGTGGCGCCGCAAAATTCCCCAGCTTGGCGGGATGGCGATCAGCCGTCGACGTGA
- the tnpB gene encoding IS66 family insertion sequence element accessory protein TnpB (TnpB, as the term is used for proteins encoded by IS66 family insertion elements, is considered an accessory protein, since TnpC, encoded by a neighboring gene, is a DDE family transposase.), with the protein MIAAGADLKIYVATQPIDFRCGHDGLAAKVQEMLRLDPFSGAAFVFRSKRADRIKILVWDRTGLVLVHKRLEGCKFVWPTIADGVMRMSPAMFAALFEGLDWRLVRPEEARRPQAAG; encoded by the coding sequence ATGATTGCGGCCGGTGCTGATCTGAAGATTTACGTTGCAACGCAGCCGATCGACTTCCGCTGTGGCCACGATGGGCTTGCGGCGAAGGTGCAGGAGATGCTTCGTCTCGACCCGTTCAGCGGCGCAGCCTTCGTGTTCCGATCGAAACGAGCGGATCGGATCAAGATTTTGGTCTGGGATCGAACGGGCCTGGTGTTGGTGCACAAACGCCTCGAAGGTTGCAAGTTCGTTTGGCCAACGATCGCGGACGGCGTGATGCGCATGTCGCCGGCGATGTTTGCGGCCTTGTTCGAGGGCCTGGATTGGAGGTTGGTCCGCCCGGAGGAAGCGCGGCGCCCGCAGGCGGCGGGATAA
- a CDS encoding transposase, producing MDSDRRSAQVERLEVVDTGRRRRWSEDEKLRIVLESLQAPRQVAATARRYGVSRSLLLRWRRSFRPEPKDAVHRPGFVPAMVVAEAGPAPCPVAPANSGGSIEIEFVAGARMRITGTVDAATLKAAVAALADGRPQ from the coding sequence ATGGACAGTGATAGGCGCAGTGCCCAAGTCGAACGGCTCGAAGTAGTGGACACAGGCCGGCGGCGACGCTGGTCCGAGGATGAGAAGCTCAGGATCGTCCTGGAGAGCTTACAGGCGCCGCGCCAGGTCGCGGCAACAGCGCGGCGGTATGGTGTTTCGCGCTCATTGCTGCTGCGATGGCGACGGTCGTTTCGGCCTGAGCCGAAGGATGCGGTCCATCGACCTGGCTTCGTACCGGCGATGGTGGTCGCGGAAGCAGGGCCGGCGCCTTGTCCAGTCGCGCCGGCCAACAGCGGCGGGTCGATCGAGATCGAGTTTGTTGCCGGGGCTCGGATGCGGATCACGGGCACGGTCGACGCGGCGACGCTGAAGGCTGCGGTCGCGGCACTGGCAGATGGACGGCCGCAGTGA
- the tnpB gene encoding IS66 family insertion sequence element accessory protein TnpB (TnpB, as the term is used for proteins encoded by IS66 family insertion elements, is considered an accessory protein, since TnpC, encoded by a neighboring gene, is a DDE family transposase.), which produces MIPIPSGVRVWIATGHTDMRRGMNSLALLVQEAFKRDPHGGDLYVFRGRSGKLIKILWHDGLGMSLYAKRLERGRFLWPSSADGVVTITPAQLGYLLEGIDWRMPQQTWRPRAAG; this is translated from the coding sequence GTGATCCCCATTCCGTCGGGCGTCCGGGTGTGGATTGCGACCGGCCATACAGACATGCGCCGCGGCATGAACTCGCTGGCCTTGCTGGTGCAGGAAGCCTTCAAGCGAGACCCGCACGGCGGCGATCTCTATGTGTTCCGTGGCAGGAGCGGCAAGCTGATCAAGATCCTCTGGCACGATGGGCTTGGGATGTCGCTCTACGCCAAGCGGCTGGAGCGCGGTCGCTTCTTGTGGCCGTCGTCGGCTGATGGCGTGGTGACAATCACCCCAGCCCAGCTTGGCTACCTGCTGGAGGGCATCGACTGGCGGATGCCGCAACAGACCTGGCGACCGCGGGCGGCGGGCTGA
- a CDS encoding IS66 family transposase, which produces MGADDSLPDDVTTLQAMLRAERAARLAAEAEAQAGSLLIEKLKLTIKKLRHEQFGQSSERGALLDQLELQLADLEENAAQAETAAQMASEKIAVPSFERRKPARRPLPEHLPRERIVYPVPATCPCCGDSRLRKIGEDVTETLELVPRQWKVIQHVREKLVCRACEAITQPPAPSHAIARGRAGPKLLAHVLFAKYGLHLPLHRQSDVYQREGIDLDVSTLADWVGASAATLMPLVDAIRSHVFAAERIHADDTTVPVLAKGKTRTGRLWTYVRDDRPFAGPDPPAAVFFYSPDRGGAHPEQHLAGYAGLMQADAYAGFGRLYEANRKGGPIIEAACWAHGRRKFFDLARLTKAPIAAEAVKRIDVLFAIEREINGLAPQERLRVRQERSRPLIVELEAWLREQRAKLSRNNDTTKAINYCLSRWDAFTRFLDDGRLCMSNNAAERELRAVAVGRRNWTFAGSDEGGRRAAAIYTLIATAKLNDIDPQAWLADVLARINDHAIQRLAELLPWNWQKPVPSHVEAA; this is translated from the coding sequence ATGGGCGCTGATGATTCTCTTCCCGACGATGTGACCACGCTGCAGGCGATGCTGCGCGCCGAACGAGCGGCCCGGTTGGCCGCGGAAGCCGAGGCCCAGGCGGGGAGCTTGCTGATCGAGAAGCTCAAACTCACGATCAAGAAGCTCCGGCACGAGCAGTTCGGACAGTCCTCCGAGCGCGGCGCATTGCTGGACCAGCTCGAGCTACAGCTCGCCGACCTCGAGGAGAACGCGGCGCAAGCTGAGACCGCGGCGCAAATGGCATCCGAGAAGATTGCGGTGCCATCGTTCGAGCGCCGCAAGCCAGCCCGCCGGCCGCTGCCGGAGCATCTGCCGCGGGAGCGCATTGTCTATCCGGTGCCGGCGACCTGCCCATGCTGCGGCGACAGCCGGTTGCGCAAGATCGGCGAGGACGTGACCGAGACGCTGGAGCTCGTTCCGCGCCAGTGGAAAGTGATCCAGCACGTGCGCGAGAAGCTCGTCTGCCGGGCCTGCGAAGCGATCACCCAGCCGCCAGCTCCCTCGCACGCAATCGCGCGCGGGCGTGCAGGGCCCAAGCTGCTGGCCCATGTCCTGTTCGCCAAGTACGGCCTGCACCTGCCGCTCCATCGTCAGAGCGACGTCTACCAGCGTGAAGGCATCGACCTCGACGTGTCGACGCTCGCGGACTGGGTGGGCGCCTCCGCTGCAACCCTGATGCCGCTGGTCGATGCGATCCGGAGCCATGTCTTTGCGGCCGAACGCATCCACGCGGACGACACCACGGTGCCGGTCCTGGCCAAGGGCAAGACCCGCACCGGCCGGCTCTGGACCTACGTGCGCGACGACCGTCCGTTTGCCGGCCCAGATCCGCCGGCGGCCGTGTTCTTCTACTCGCCGGATCGTGGCGGTGCGCATCCGGAGCAGCATCTGGCGGGCTATGCCGGACTGATGCAGGCCGACGCCTACGCCGGCTTTGGCAGGCTCTACGAGGCCAATCGCAAGGGCGGCCCGATCATCGAGGCCGCGTGCTGGGCGCACGGCAGGCGCAAGTTCTTTGATCTGGCACGGCTCACCAAGGCGCCGATCGCGGCCGAGGCGGTCAAGCGCATCGACGTTCTGTTCGCCATCGAGCGCGAGATCAACGGCCTTGCTCCGCAGGAACGCCTGCGTGTGCGCCAGGAACGTAGCCGTCCCTTAATCGTCGAGCTGGAGGCGTGGTTGCGCGAGCAGCGCGCCAAGCTCTCCAGGAACAACGACACGACCAAGGCGATCAATTACTGCCTCAGCCGCTGGGACGCATTTACCCGCTTCCTTGATGACGGACGGCTTTGCATGTCGAACAATGCCGCCGAGCGCGAGCTTCGGGCTGTCGCCGTGGGCAGAAGAAATTGGACCTTCGCCGGCTCCGATGAGGGCGGCCGGCGTGCGGCTGCGATCTACACCCTCATCGCCACCGCCAAGCTCAACGACATCGATCCACAGGCTTGGCTCGCCGACGTGCTGGCGCGCATCAACGATCATGCTATCCAGAGGCTGGCTGAGCTTCTGCCCTGGAACTGGCAAAAGCCCGTGCCGAGCCATGTCGAAGCGGCGTGA
- a CDS encoding MBOAT family O-acyltransferase has translation MVFSSFVFIVLFLPVTIVGFWLLSTLGHGLSKIWLCLTSLFFYGWWDIEWVPVLLLSVTFNYLIGHAIISRANADRSTGGLLLAGVLTNLGALIYYKYLFSVMQLFGAETLMPMPRGLPLGISFFTFTQMAFLVDVSQGFRERYSPINYLLFVTFFPHLIAGPIVHHRDLMPQFEDDKNYCFQPTEFAVGLVIFSIGLAKKTLIADNVGRVADQILDLGRVSTHIAWVGVLAYSMQLYFDFSGYSDMAIGLARLFGIKFPINFASPYKSLSIIEFWQRWHITLTRFLTSYLYNPIALRLVRRRATAGQATSKRASQTVSGFLELIALPTLITMLIAGIWHGAGLQFVIFGALHGFYISVNHAWRTFGRKTSWRLPQFAKTIASGALVYLCVIIAQIFFRAHSAGDAIAVLSDMFFVHAISERSCWTGLVTCAQSISLPSLPLPEPVVSPLDLLVVAGSMVIAWLAPNTQQIMANYDPVLDLGRRIEGSYIKAQLSSGWAVAFGVILFLGLFSIRDGQPFIYFQF, from the coding sequence ATGGTATTTAGTTCGTTCGTTTTTATAGTTCTTTTTCTGCCAGTTACCATTGTTGGATTCTGGCTCTTATCGACCCTTGGTCACGGTTTATCCAAGATCTGGCTCTGTCTTACATCACTCTTTTTCTATGGCTGGTGGGACATCGAATGGGTCCCCGTACTTCTGCTTTCAGTCACGTTCAACTATCTGATCGGGCATGCCATCATTTCGCGAGCGAATGCCGATCGATCTACCGGCGGACTGCTTTTGGCGGGCGTTCTCACCAACCTTGGAGCTCTCATTTATTATAAATATTTATTCTCCGTGATGCAGCTTTTTGGCGCTGAAACTTTGATGCCTATGCCGAGAGGGCTTCCATTAGGAATTTCCTTTTTTACGTTTACGCAGATGGCCTTTCTCGTTGATGTCAGTCAGGGATTTCGTGAGCGATATTCTCCGATCAACTATTTGTTGTTCGTCACGTTTTTTCCGCACCTTATTGCCGGCCCGATCGTTCATCACCGGGATCTCATGCCGCAGTTCGAAGATGACAAGAACTACTGTTTCCAGCCGACCGAATTTGCGGTCGGATTGGTTATTTTTTCTATAGGACTAGCGAAAAAGACACTGATTGCCGACAACGTAGGTAGAGTGGCAGATCAAATTTTGGATTTAGGCCGCGTTAGCACCCACATTGCCTGGGTTGGAGTGTTGGCGTACTCGATGCAGCTTTACTTCGACTTTTCCGGCTATTCCGACATGGCAATCGGCCTCGCTCGCTTGTTCGGCATCAAGTTTCCGATAAATTTTGCTTCCCCTTATAAGTCATTGAGTATCATCGAGTTTTGGCAACGATGGCATATTACGCTCACGCGTTTTTTGACCAGCTATCTTTACAACCCGATCGCATTGAGGCTGGTCCGTCGCAGAGCGACAGCCGGGCAAGCCACCTCCAAGCGAGCTTCGCAAACCGTTTCCGGTTTTCTTGAACTAATCGCTTTGCCGACTCTTATCACGATGCTGATCGCCGGCATATGGCATGGGGCGGGACTGCAATTTGTTATTTTCGGAGCGCTGCATGGATTCTATATTTCAGTCAATCACGCATGGAGAACGTTTGGTAGGAAGACATCTTGGCGTCTTCCGCAATTTGCCAAAACCATCGCAAGTGGCGCGTTGGTCTATTTGTGCGTGATAATCGCGCAAATCTTCTTTCGAGCTCACTCCGCGGGCGATGCTATTGCAGTTCTGTCTGATATGTTTTTTGTGCATGCTATCTCGGAACGGAGTTGTTGGACTGGCCTAGTGACCTGTGCTCAATCAATTTCTCTGCCAAGCCTACCATTACCGGAGCCTGTAGTATCCCCGCTCGATCTTCTCGTGGTTGCTGGGAGTATGGTCATTGCGTGGCTCGCCCCCAACACTCAACAGATCATGGCCAACTATGATCCCGTGCTTGACCTAGGTCGTCGGATCGAAGGATCGTACATAAAGGCCCAGCTCTCCTCTGGATGGGCGGTAGCTTTTGGCGTCATCCTCTTTCTGGGATTGTTCAGCATTCGAGACGGGCAGCCCTTCATCTATTTTCAGTTCTAG
- a CDS encoding acyl carrier protein, translated as MTAEDVTGWDSANHINIVVSAEMRFKIKVSNAEIERLENVGDFVELIQRKMSAQK; from the coding sequence ATGACGGCTGAGGACGTTACAGGCTGGGACTCGGCTAATCACATTAACATTGTCGTCTCAGCGGAGATGAGGTTCAAAATAAAAGTTAGCAACGCCGAGATCGAGAGGTTGGAAAACGTTGGAGATTTCGTCGAACTTATCCAACGTAAAATGTCCGCCCAGAAGTAG
- a CDS encoding HAD-IIIC family phosphatase → MENSTDRWAALRSICNHDHDFLNTIRLDRAIGRVRDGMTDKGWGGLQHIKLAILSTSTTGHLTAGVRVAALGRGLMCDIYEPAFGQMRQELADPKSGLHTFAPNVILFAADPYSLFGAAGADTGEASQIAQAAIDDLKTQWHRARDLWNGTIIQQIPFNPFLRLLGENESWFSSSPAFILRTFQEKLRAAAKDEGIDLIDLDYWTSRHGLSAWHSEALWHRSKQEVHPIITPLYGDLVARVIAARYGKAAKCLILDLDNTLWGGVIGDDGLEGIVIGQGSPIGEGYLAFQRYAKQLARRGIILAVCSKNDDEVARRPFRAHPDMALRLDDIGCFIANWSDKATNIRSIARKLNIGIDTCVFADDNPFERQLVRNEIPDVFVPELPEDPSDFSRVIAESGHFESVSLTKEDLAKTEQYQSNARRQALLDQVTDLDEYLSALNMTLKQSAFDEMGLSRIVQLINKTNQFNLTTKRYSEPEVKKLLSDPNVITRQLRLLDKFGDNGIIAVIIGSFAPKSKTLVIDTWLMSCRVLGRQVEQATLDVIVDAAKAIGAGEIIGQYIPTERNGMVEGLFAKLGFSKRPCADPVSSWSLNVNAYEPVRTHIVIEAST, encoded by the coding sequence TTGGAAAATTCAACCGATCGTTGGGCCGCACTCAGATCGATCTGCAATCATGATCATGACTTTCTCAATACGATTCGGTTAGATCGAGCGATTGGACGCGTGCGGGACGGCATGACGGACAAAGGCTGGGGAGGGCTACAGCATATCAAGCTCGCAATTCTAAGCACTTCAACTACAGGTCATCTGACGGCGGGTGTGCGGGTTGCCGCGTTAGGACGTGGACTGATGTGCGATATATACGAGCCAGCCTTTGGCCAAATGCGTCAGGAGTTGGCGGACCCAAAATCGGGCCTTCACACTTTCGCACCCAATGTCATCTTGTTTGCCGCGGATCCCTATTCGCTGTTTGGCGCCGCCGGCGCGGATACAGGCGAGGCCTCACAAATTGCGCAAGCAGCAATCGATGACCTTAAAACGCAGTGGCATCGAGCTCGAGATCTGTGGAATGGTACCATCATTCAGCAGATTCCGTTCAACCCTTTCCTGAGGTTGCTTGGGGAGAATGAGTCTTGGTTTTCAAGCTCGCCTGCATTCATCCTCCGTACCTTCCAAGAAAAGCTACGCGCCGCTGCCAAAGATGAGGGGATTGATCTGATCGATCTGGACTACTGGACTTCGAGGCACGGACTAAGTGCCTGGCATTCGGAGGCGCTTTGGCATCGAAGCAAACAGGAGGTTCATCCAATAATCACGCCTCTTTATGGCGACCTCGTCGCGCGGGTCATTGCAGCACGATATGGTAAGGCCGCCAAATGTCTGATCTTAGATTTAGACAACACGCTTTGGGGTGGCGTAATCGGTGATGACGGCCTGGAAGGCATCGTGATAGGTCAAGGATCGCCTATTGGCGAAGGATATCTTGCGTTTCAGCGATACGCCAAGCAACTGGCAAGAAGAGGTATCATTCTCGCCGTTTGCTCGAAGAATGACGATGAAGTCGCGCGTCGGCCCTTTCGTGCGCACCCAGATATGGCTCTCCGACTGGATGACATTGGATGTTTTATCGCCAATTGGAGCGATAAGGCCACGAACATTCGCAGCATTGCCAGGAAGCTCAATATTGGGATCGACACCTGCGTATTCGCAGACGACAACCCCTTCGAACGGCAACTTGTTAGGAACGAGATCCCAGACGTCTTTGTCCCGGAACTTCCTGAAGATCCATCTGATTTTTCGCGCGTCATCGCCGAGTCTGGCCACTTTGAAAGTGTGTCACTTACAAAGGAAGACCTCGCCAAAACGGAGCAATATCAGTCGAACGCCCGACGGCAGGCCCTACTCGACCAAGTTACAGATTTAGACGAATATCTATCCGCACTAAATATGACACTTAAGCAAAGTGCATTTGATGAGATGGGTCTTTCACGCATCGTGCAACTGATCAACAAGACAAACCAATTCAATCTGACAACGAAGCGCTACTCCGAACCGGAGGTTAAAAAATTGCTTTCTGACCCCAATGTAATCACACGTCAGCTTCGATTGTTGGACAAGTTTGGCGATAATGGCATTATTGCTGTGATCATAGGGTCATTCGCGCCAAAATCTAAGACACTTGTGATTGACACGTGGCTGATGAGCTGTCGAGTGCTAGGGCGCCAGGTTGAGCAGGCCACCCTTGATGTCATCGTGGATGCCGCTAAGGCGATCGGAGCCGGTGAAATAATCGGTCAATACATTCCCACAGAGCGCAATGGCATGGTCGAGGGACTCTTCGCCAAATTGGGATTCTCAAAACGACCTTGCGCTGACCCTGTGTCTAGTTGGTCTTTGAATGTGAACGCCTACGAACCAGTTCGTACCCACATCGTAATAGAGGCCTCCACGTGA
- a CDS encoding methyltransferase domain-containing protein produces MGENVEHHPNVLLATGVESSEKISTSDGNQQRSGQSAEDHTMFSVIDKMAYAISARSRKKKLDQFVHFVAPQPHETLVDVGVNTEEYSATDNYLEKFYSHPENITAVGFGNFSLFNKRYPKIKSLEGDGRALPFGDNSFDIGYSNAVLEHVGSTPADQLQFLTELARVSKRGYLTTPNRHFPFEIHTRTLLLHLLLPKKVFDAFLVCIGKKWATGDYMHLLSERDIRSLFAKAHISNYTLIKNRFFYLPMTFTVIWQK; encoded by the coding sequence TTGGGCGAGAACGTCGAACACCACCCCAACGTCCTGCTCGCAACAGGCGTGGAGTCGTCAGAAAAAATATCGACGTCGGATGGCAACCAACAGCGATCTGGTCAGTCTGCTGAGGATCACACGATGTTTTCAGTGATAGACAAGATGGCCTACGCTATCTCAGCGAGAAGCCGCAAGAAAAAACTCGATCAGTTCGTCCATTTCGTCGCCCCTCAGCCCCACGAAACGCTGGTAGACGTCGGAGTGAATACCGAAGAATACTCGGCAACCGACAATTACCTGGAGAAATTCTATTCCCATCCCGAAAACATTACTGCGGTAGGTTTCGGTAATTTCTCTCTTTTTAACAAGCGCTATCCCAAAATAAAAAGTCTAGAAGGTGATGGCCGTGCTCTTCCCTTTGGCGACAACTCATTTGATATAGGCTACTCCAACGCCGTGCTTGAGCATGTCGGCTCCACCCCGGCTGATCAGCTGCAGTTTCTTACCGAGTTGGCACGGGTCAGTAAACGTGGCTACCTCACCACACCCAATCGCCATTTTCCGTTTGAGATTCATACGCGTACTCTCCTTCTTCATCTTCTCCTTCCCAAGAAGGTATTTGACGCCTTTCTGGTATGCATCGGAAAAAAATGGGCAACCGGCGACTATATGCATCTTCTTTCTGAGAGGGATATCCGTTCGCTTTTCGCCAAGGCACACATTTCAAACTACACTCTAATTAAAAACAGGTTTTTTTATCTGCCCATGACCTTTACCGTAATCTGGCAAAAATGA
- a CDS encoding GtrA family protein: MSAKTKSIIAMRINALTLSATKLASGLLNRLTKTELWMLLGFGVTGFISFLFYTAGMYLMILAGFGQVVGAMCGFVLGTVVSYSGNTLWVFRTKPTTRNMTKFSIVTIAGLVANICMADLLERMHVRPITTVLVIFATVPFLNYLGHRIWTYPRYQSG; the protein is encoded by the coding sequence GTGTCGGCGAAAACGAAGAGCATTATTGCCATGAGGATCAATGCACTGACTCTATCAGCCACGAAGCTGGCTTCAGGGCTGCTCAACCGGCTGACTAAAACTGAGCTGTGGATGTTGCTAGGGTTTGGCGTGACCGGCTTCATCTCCTTTCTATTTTATACGGCCGGCATGTATCTCATGATCTTGGCTGGTTTCGGCCAAGTCGTCGGAGCCATGTGCGGCTTCGTCCTTGGAACCGTTGTTTCCTATTCGGGAAATACCTTGTGGGTCTTCCGCACGAAACCGACGACGCGAAATATGACTAAGTTTTCGATCGTCACCATCGCCGGCCTTGTCGCAAATATCTGTATGGCTGATTTGCTGGAGCGGATGCACGTCCGCCCCATCACGACGGTCCTTGTCATTTTCGCGACTGTGCCCTTTTTGAACTATCTGGGGCATCGGATATGGACATACCCCCGATATCAAAGCGGTTAA